A region of the Roseobacter denitrificans OCh 114 genome:
CGCGGTGTCGGTCGCCATGCAACAGGTCCTGTCATCGCTGGGTGCGAAGGAATACATCGGCGCTTTCGTGACAGGAATGGGCGGATACTACGCGGTGCTGTTTACCGCGATGGCAATCGTCTTCATCACGGGCATGATCCTTGAATCCCTGCCGGTGACGATCATCCTTGCGCCGATCCTCGCGCCAATTGCTGTATCTGTCGGTGTCGATCCGGTCCACTTTGCGGTTGTCTTCCTTGTCGGTGCGTCAATTGGGTTCATTACGCCGCCCTACGGGTTGAACCTATATGTTGCCTCAGGGGTTACCGGGGTGCCATATTTCCGGCTGCTCAGATTCTCCACGATGTACCTTGCATCGCTGCTGATCGTTTGGATATTTGTCGCCCTCACGCCGATCACCGCTTTGTGGTTGGTTGGCTTCATGCAGTAACCTGAGACGGAACCCCTATGCCTGACGACCGTTCCCCTGAAAAGCACGGCCAGATCCCGACGAACTTGCGGCTGCTGGTCCTGCTCGAAGAGGTCGCCCGGGTGGGGGTTCCGGTCACGCCTTCAGCGTTGAAAGATACGCTGAACCTGCCCAAACCAACCCTGCACCGTCTCTTTCATACCGCGGAGGAAGCAGGGTTTTTACAACGCGATATCGACGGGCGGTCCTATAGTCCCGGCCCTCGATTGCGGCAACTGGCCGTCAATACCGTTTCGTCACAACGGGTACGCATGCTGCGCCTCGTCATCCTGCGCCGCCTTGCCGAGGAGATCGGGGAGACCTGCAACATTTCCACTCCCGACCGCGAAGGCATGACCTATCTCGACCGGGTGGAAACGCATTGGCCTTTGCGCATTCAACTGCCTGTCGGCTCGAACGTGCCCTTTCACTGCACCGCCAGCGGCAAGATGTACCTGTCGGCATTGCGCCCCGCCTATCTCGAAAGGTTGCTGGCCAATCTGGAACTGGATGAATATGTCCCTGGCACAATCACCGACCGGGACGCACTCAAGGCAGAGCTTGACCTGACCCGCAAACGCGGTTTTTCCACGGATGACGAAGAGTTCATGGAAGGCATGGCCGCTGTTGCCG
Encoded here:
- a CDS encoding IclR family transcriptional regulator; its protein translation is MPDDRSPEKHGQIPTNLRLLVLLEEVARVGVPVTPSALKDTLNLPKPTLHRLFHTAEEAGFLQRDIDGRSYSPGPRLRQLAVNTVSSQRVRMLRLVILRRLAEEIGETCNISTPDREGMTYLDRVETHWPLRIQLPVGSNVPFHCTASGKMYLSALRPAYLERLLANLELDEYVPGTITDRDALKAELDLTRKRGFSTDDEEFMEGMAAVAVPIYDTQKRLVSTLSVHAPLQRQSLEDLVAKIDSLFAAASELSDLINT